In the genome of Neoarius graeffei isolate fNeoGra1 chromosome 27, fNeoGra1.pri, whole genome shotgun sequence, one region contains:
- the lingo1b gene encoding leucine-rich repeat and immunoglobulin-like domain-containing nogo receptor-interacting protein 1-B, giving the protein MTFLQVTSRMVAGVVSGHRYLVACWQPILILMLGTVLSGSTTGCPSRCECSAQERSVLCHRRKLVALPEGIPIETRLLDLSKNRLKAINPEEFISYPHLEDLQLNENVISIIEPGAFSNLFGLRTLGLRNNKLKLIPLGVFTGLSNLTRLDISENKIVILLDYMFQDLYNLKELEVGDSELVFISHRAFHGLNSLEQLTMERCNMTSVPTEAFSHLHTLMVLKLWHFNVNLIRDFSFRRLYRLKVLEITHWPFLEALTDKSLHGLNITTLSVTHCNLTAIPYVAIQHLVYLRSLNFSFNPIESVEGNKLHNLMRLQVFDLVGGHLVTIEPYSFRGLNYLKVLNISSNSLSTLEESAFHSVGNLETLALYDNPLACDCRLLWVFRRRWRLNFNKQQPSCTSPEFVQGKEFKDFPDILPSNYFTCQKSKLRDHKPLQRFVDEGTTVHFACQADGDPTPVIMWQSPRKQFITTKSIGRLLVSLDGTLEIRYAQIQDNGTYTCIATNAGGNDTKLAHLHVHSYSPNWPHQPNKTFAFISNQPNDSGANDTDRSVPFPFDMKTLIIATTMGFISFLGVVLFCLVLLFLWSRGKGNAKPNIEIEYVPRRVEGQTSPTEETHKIRMKMM; this is encoded by the coding sequence CAGGTAACCAGCAGAATGGTGGCTGGCGTAGTGAGTGGGCACAGGTACCTGGTGGCATGCTGGCAGCCCATTCTTATCCTGATGCTGGGCACTGTGCTGTCGGGTTCCACCACAGGATGCCCGTCCCGCTGTGAGTGCAGTGCCCAGGAGCGCTCTGTTCTGTGCCACCGCAGGAAGCTGGTTGCCCTTCCGGAGGGAATCCCTATTGAGACGCGACTGTTGGACCTGAGTAAAAACCGCCTGAAAGCCATCAACCCAGAGGAGTTCATCAGCTATCCCCACCTGGAGGACCTGCAGCTTAATGAGAATGTCATCTCAATCATCGAGCCAGGTGCATTCAGTAATCTCTTTGGATTACGGACGTTAGGACTGCGCAACAACAAACTGAAGCTCATTCCACTGGGTGTATTTACTGGTTTGAGTAACCTCACCAGACTGGATATAAgtgagaataaaatagttatcttGTTGGATTACATGTTTCAGGACCTTTACAATCTAAAAGAACTGGAAGTGGGAGATAGTGAGCTGGTCTTCATCTCTCATAGAGCCTTTCACGGACTCAATAGTTTAGAGCAGCTCACCATGGAGAGGTGCAATATGACCTCAGTGCCCACAGAGGCCTTCAGCCATCTCCATACCCTGATGGTACTCAAGTTGTGGCATTTTAATGTCAACCTCATTAGGGATTTTTCCTTCAGGAGACTCTATCGACTGAAAGTGTTAGAGATAACACATTGGCCCTTTCTCGAAGCCTTGACCGATAAGTCCCTCCATGGACTCAACATTACCACACTAAGTGTCACACACTGCAACCTCACTGCCATCCCATATGTGGCCATCCAGCACCTTGTGTACCTTCGCTCCCTCAATTTTTCGTTCAATCCCATAGAGAGTGTGGAGGGTAACAAATTGCACAACTTAATGAGGCTGCAGGTATTTGACTTAGTAGGGGGTCATTTGGTCACTATTGAGCCTTACTCTTTCAGAGGACTGAATTACCTTAAGGTTCTCAACATTTCCAGCAATAGCTTGAGCACTTTAGAAGAGTCTGCCTTTCATTCAGTTGGTAATCTTGAGACCTTGGCCCTATATGACAACCCCCTGGCATGTGACTGCCGCTTGTTATGGGTTTTCCGTCGCCGCTGGAGGCTCAATTTCAACAAGCAGCAGCCATCATGCACTTCCCCTGAATTTGTGCAAGGGAAAGAGTTTAAAGATTTCCCAGATATTCTCCCTTCTAATTATTTCACTTGCCAGAAATCTAAGCTCCGGGACCATAAACCCCTTCAGAGATTTGTGGATGAAGGGACCACAGTTCATTTTGCATGCCAAGCAGATGGGGACCCAACCCCTGTGATCATGTGGCAGTCTCCTCGGAAGCAGttcatcaccaccaaaagtaTTGGACGTCTGTTAGTGTCTCTGGATGGCACCCTGGAAATACGATACGCCCAAATACAAGACAATGGCACATATACATGTATTGCAACCAATGCAGGGGGTAATGACACCAAGCTTGCTCATCTACATGTTCATAGTTATTCACCCAACTGGCCCCATCAGCCTAATAAGACATTTGCTTTCATATCCAACCAGCCCAATGATAGTGGTGCCAATGACACTGATAGATCAGTCCCATTTCCATTTGATATGAAGACTCTTATCATTGCTACAACTATGGGATTTATTTCTTTCCTTGGAGTGGTTTTGTTTTGTCTTGTACTCCTCTTTCTTTGGAGTCGGGGGAAAGGTAACGCCAAGCCAAACATCGAAATTGAGTATGTGCCACGTAGAGTAGAGGGGCAGACCAGTCCAACCGAGGAAACCCATAAGATCAGAATGAAAATGATGTAA